The following coding sequences lie in one Drosophila sulfurigaster albostrigata strain 15112-1811.04 chromosome 2R, ASM2355843v2, whole genome shotgun sequence genomic window:
- the LOC133835930 gene encoding pneumococcal serine-rich repeat protein, with the protein MSDSGDCSDAEEMNQPSCSRNNNNNNASNEREKRNRRIIMRIEVNDADDTDSFSSNSDSETTSNSPSPSAAAPSVSVDVVDLASRPSCASMYQQQQQRRSNRLNAREDVTSNGATRRSARQVRRRRQLDNDDAQNGVSSGSEIEERNTRTRRLRVNVSEDEAQSDTKKSRTTAAEDLDAGANSDSSNSSSNELLEKCPICLLTFRQQEIGKPGTCEHLYCAVCIEAWAKNVKTCPIDRIEFDRIIVLDNYERRQVVREIRVDLTSSHKELILDEDDEDGAAADGGEEVTNCEICNRPDREDIMLLCDSCNQGYHMDCLDPPLFLIPEGSWYCDNCIDSQDENDDEALELAEDLHTLYEDLRGMGLPDTRLRVRQVQQPRILRTRQNERIRAAVLRHTRTSSSNTSTTTTTTTTTRRNRSSTTTRTTRTTSSSTTTRTRRGTQQRRSRRRTRHRTFVVEYDLNNFDEKFAAKTSKKVIRRRRKRKSTRRSRSTAAAAASDGVRMTASRRLAEQLGVKLDAAHGSHLGGGNASSFSLFGGANDLEYFSDSDEGAVGGGLASGGGAATAVQSAGRIAGLGSQRNRKALLMGKSRTSTATATAATGDVLSSILDMQDRWHGATRNLSKVHINADGSLNLPPQRNTSATAASKASSSEITEAPLYQRGGAGPNFGRGGGGGGNYNNRYSGGGGNNNRNNYQGGGGGGGGGSGGNAASGNQYQRHSGDNSSNNASSTGNTNFTPFNIRFNTPNQQQQQQQNQQQQQQQQQQQQQQRNQPATRQSPFNSTASSVHSSFPQQPQRQPLFGGLPAPINAPVSLAPRISMPAVLSVPPPPAPPPNLSWNSSLFKLNTDYASKTTADKDDEDDDDNCPNFSIYSQESQAVATEMFAPQTAAKSADKDDDEMNEDLVQLDDDDDIPLPPEPPAQVDKPATASGNDTAGSDLYEPENPTDEPDDDDADERNDDEQQGAKSAVAAKEADKGEKGDNEAMTAAAKETAATAADDDDQTKTRSTPSPTPKDARTADRGKGVLELYDDSDWEELEIDRPKEFEKALAEESTTPKRPANEAAVNEEEDTAAEGAAASTSAKHSSSESDPDRSYTPCLDEKTLEEEAAAAGQQQEKRDESQQGDAKKSDAKKSLADKDKEKEKDADEQQKRADGIGAELISEDENLTNEQEAKRRSRSRSRSRSRHRGNDASKSKRSSKRSGKENAETFKKVGKRRKDRNYRGDKQQDRSRSRRRSGGSRSCSRSRSRTPRSRSPRSRSPQQHQRSRSLSKRRRHSRSKSYSRSRSNSGGRQRSTYRGRDFATRGGGFVRGRGGARYSYRNQPYQSRSSYQQSSYSQQPQSQSYSQSYSNQGQQQGQYSNSQQQQQQFYQRPKRRELPRYDVRNVVSASRHQQKDRYGRDATRGARSRSLSFERRQPSRSYSRSSSRSPSVRSASPKRFRSFSISPSPPAAGLAGHHHPHQHHHQEAGMRRRSVSPIGRRFNRSPSTSQPPALAMHQLHPRSNSGISLRSRSRTPARINGGRNLSGGGAVGGGKHSPAYSPRYTPRLSRSRSRSKSPRKKKKKKGDKKKKSKKRAASSSPVGRHRRISRQRDPFDDDDDDFLAPQLSKKSKKSLVGMGATHWSPSPTPSLSGEPHMNFMGGDKPGSWTPPLGTPRGGAPGAHYGAEISSRRSLTPVLGKKVKTKRSDKSKKKKKPLEKRKEKKRKRHTMTPEPMPSKEVFASGNNILVSVSFNKEATNSNTALAGTAQQQPQQTVVTLPPTRDEFLINRRTSIDRLNTNNSSSNNNSSSASNSKKSKRKRKKLDAKPVAIIDLERSPFQVHQEPADVIVLTDSEDANETQLHLRRERRRSSAASTATDQHQLMRENGQLEKTPPADCLETIMETSYETLTQTTGPKTPPEPHLVKFNLPAKKQHKVRNNPLHDDADDIHSADDMDTGCSMRNAVDSEPQQPHVNDGLISAQKIGPNTPPESGPCSPDAYDPFEPTKSPSLSPRSPTPTPAQSLEPMGGAGSSGSGDKIEAQQQQQQQQHNNSDELDVSASNTSNLSSASNPSNTQANANSSGVINPVDLVMALMSKPNSGSLQQELGNKSCDVSASVASTQYLNSTTLSSTLAVSSSACVSADDKPPADNSNTITVLSNVLLSSSTVVSSSSSAQHIPVISSPPASLLSRKLPKTAGGSVASSSSGMATSSATLRNGNTAATGGGGAAGLDDSFNMDIESPYSPGSADYEDLFEPPPDSNAVGAIRRSKGSGKAEMFDNLFGSSSPVGQTRHSSRFNNAGGRKQQRGNNSKAERKSKAKGGKATEDHGKLYDDVPSSAVDLQNKDRFLCKLNRQERVVEEVKLVLKPHFNKKVITKEDYKDIMRRAVPKICHSRSGEINPHKIKNLIDAYVKKFRAKHKKLSLLNTGQVSSAVKCAAYLKKL; encoded by the exons ATGTCGGATTCCGGCGACTGCAGCGATGCAGAAGAGATGAATCAGCCGTCTTGCAGcaggaataataataataataatgcgtCGAATGAGCGCGAGAAACGTAATCGACGCATCATCATGCGCATCGAAGTGAACGATGCCGATGACACGGACTCCTTCTCGAGCAACAGTGACAGTGAAACCACTAGCAACTCCCCTTCTCcctctgctgctgccccaTCCGTGAGCGTCGATGTTGTTGACCTTGCGTCGCGGCCATCATGCGCATCAATgtatcaacagcagcagcaacgtcgcAGCAATCGCTTGAACGCTCGGGAGGATGTCACTTCCAATGGGGCGACGAGAAGATCGGCGCGACAAGTAAGACGACGTCGCCAGTTAGACAACGATGATGCGCAGAATGGCGTCTCTAGCGGCAGCGAA ATTGAAGAGCGCAACACGCGGACGCGGCGCTTGAGAGTCAACGTATCGGAAGACGAAGCCCAAAGCGATACAAAGAAGtcaagaacaacagcagcggaaGATCTCGATGCCGGCGCCAATTCggatagcagcaacagcagcagcaatgagcTGCTCGAGAAATGCCCCATCTGCCTGCTCACATTTCGCCAGCAGGAGATCGGCAAACCGGGCACTTGCGAGCACTTGTATTGCGCCGTCTGCATCGAGGCGTGGGCTAAGAATGTCAAGACCTGCCCCATTGACCGTATCGAATTCGATCGCATCATTGTGCTCGACAATTACGAGCGTCGTCAAGTGGTGCGCGAGATACGCGTCGATTTAACAAGTTCACACAAAGAGCTTATTCTCGACGAGGACGATGAGGATGGCGCGGCCGCTGATGGGGGCGAGGAGGTCACAAATTGTGAGATATGCAATCGGCCGGATCGTGAAGATATTATGCTGTTGTGCGACAGCTGTAATCAGGGATATCACATGGATTGCTTAGATCCGCCGCTATTCCTAATACCCGAAGGTTCCTGGTACTGTGACAACTGTATTGACTCCCAGGACGAGAACGATGACGAAGCGCTCGAGTTGGCTGAGGATCTGCACACACTATATGAGGACTTGCGTGGCATGGGGCTGCCCGACACACGGTTGCGTGTGCGTCAAGTGCAACAACCGCGCATATTACGCACACGGCAGAACGAACGCATTCGCGCCGCCGTCTTGCGGCACACACGCACCAGCTCCTCCAACACCTCCACCacgaccacaacaacgacgaccACAAGACGCAATCGCAGCAGCACGACAACGCGCACCACCCGCACGACTAGCAGCAGCACCACAACGCGCACCAGACGTGGCACACAGCAGAGACGCTCGCGACGACGCACACGACATCGCACCTTCGTGGTGGAGTATGATCTCAACAATTTCGATGAGAAGTTTGCGGCCAAGACGAGCAAAAAGGTCATACGACGTCGCCGCAAACGCAAATCCACGCGACGCAGTCgctccacagcagcagctgctgccagcGATGGAGTGCGAATGACGGCCAGCAGACGGCTGGCGGAGCAGCTAGGTGTTAAGCTGGACGCGGCTCATGGCTCGCATTTGGGTGGTGGCAATGCCTCGAGCTTTTCGCTCTTTGGCGGCGCCAACGATTTGGAATACTTTTCGGACAGCGACGAGGGAGCCGTCGGCGGCGGTTTGGCAAGTGGTGGCGGAGCAGCAACTGCTGTGCAATCCGCGGGACGCATTGCTGGCTTGGGATCGCAACGCAATCGCAAAGCTTTGCTGATGGGAAAATCCCGAACATCGACGGCGACAGCAACGGCTGCAACTGGCGATGTGCTGAGCAGTATTTTGGATATGCAGGATCGTTGGCATGGCGCCACACGCAATCTGAGCAAGGTGCACATCAATGCCGATGGCAGTCTCAATCTGCCACCACAACGCAACACCTCAGCAACGGCGGCGAGtaaagccagcagcagcgagaTTACAGAGGCGCCGCTGTATCAACGCGGCGGCGCTGGACCTAATTTCGGACGAGGCGGTGGTGGAGGTGGCAACTACAATAATCGCTACAGTGGCGGCGGTGGTAACAACAATAGAAACAATTATCAAGGTGGTGGTggaggaggcggtggcggAAGTGGAGGAAATGCAGCAAGTGGCAATCAGTATCAGCGGCACTCTGGCGATAACAGCTCCAATAATGCCTCCTCAACTGGTAACACAAACTTTACGCCCTTCAACATACGCTTTAACACGcccaaccaacagcagcaacagcaacaaaatcaacaacagcagcagcaacaacaacagcagcagcaacagcaacgtaaTCAGCCTGCAACCCGCCAATCCCCGTTTAACTCGACCGCCAGCTCAGTGCACAGCAGCTTcccacagcagccacaacgtCAGCCACTCTTTGGTGGTCTGCCGGCGCCTATCAATGCGCCAGTGTCGCTGGCGCCCCGCATCTCGATGCCAGCGGTGTTATCGGTGCCACCGCCACCGGCGCCGCCGCCCAATCTCTCCTGGAACAGTTCGCTGTTCAAATTGAATACGGATTATGCGAGCAAAACGACAGCGGATAAGGACGACGaggatgacgacgacaactGTCCAAATTTCTCGATATATTCGCAAGAATCGCAAGCTGTCGCCACGGAAATGTTTGCACCACAAACGGCTGCGAAAAGCGCCGATAAG GATGACGACGAAATGAATGAAGATTTAGTTCAATtagacgatgacgatgacataCCACTGCCTCCCGAGCCGCCAGCGCAAGTCGATAAACCCGCTACTGCAAGTGGCAACGACACCGCTGGCAGCGATCTCTACGAGCCAGAGAATCCCACAGATGAGcccgatgacgatgacgccGACGAGCGGAATGATGATGAACAGCAGGGTGCCAagtctgctgttgctgccaaagAGGCAGACAAAGGTGAAAAAGGTGACAACGAGGCAATGACTGCAGCTGCCAAAGAAACCGCCGCAACGgccgctgatgatgatgatcagaCGAAGACGCGCAGTACGCCAAGTCCCACGCCCAAGGATGCACGCACTGCGGATCGAGGTAAAGGCGTCTTGGAGCTATACGATGATAGCGATTGGGAGGAACTCGAGATCGATAGACCTAAGGAGTTTGAAAAGGCGCTCGCTGAGGAGTCAACAACTCCAAAGCGACCAGCGAACGAGGCTGCTGTCAATGAAGAAGAAGATACTGCAGCTGAAGGCGCAGCAGCATCAACGTCAGCGAAGCATTCAAGCAGCGAATCCGATCCCGATCGTTCCTATACACCGTGTCTGGATGAGAAGACGCTGGAAGAAGAGGCGGCTGCCGCAGGGCAGCAGCAAGAAAAGCGCGACGAGAGTCAGCAAGGCGATGCTAAGAAGAGCGATGCGAAAAAGTCCTTGGCGGACAAGGataaagaaaaggaaaaggacGCCGATGAGCAGCAGAAGCGTGCCGATGGCATTGGCGCCGAACTCATCTCCGAGGACGAAAACTTGACGAACGAGCAAGAAGCCAAACGacgcagtcgaagtcgcagtAGGAGTCGCAGTCGGCACCGCGGCAATGACGCCTCGAAATCGAAGCGTAGCTCAAAGCGCAGTGGCAAGGAGAATGCCGAGACGTTCAAAAAGGTAGGCAAGCGGCGAAAGGATCGCAACTATCGTGGCGACAAGCAGCAGGATCGCAGCCGCTCCCGCCGACGCTCGGGCGGCTCACGCAGCTGCagtcgcagccgcagtcgAACGCCTCGCAGCCGATCGCCGCGCAGTCGCAGTccacagcagcatcagcgTAGTCGCAGTCTCAGCAAGCGACGACGTCACAGTCGCTCCAAATCGTACTCGCGTTCCCGCAGCAACTCGGGCGGACGACAGCGGTCCACGTACCGTGGACGTGACTTTGCCACCCGTGGCGGCGGATTTGTGCGCGGTCGCGGTGGCGCGCGTTACAGCTATCGCAATCAGCCGTATCAGAGTCGCAGCAGCTATCAGCAATCCTCCTATTcacagcagccacagtcgCAGTCCTATTCGCAATCGTACTCCAATCAGGGACAGCAACAGGGTCAATACAGCAActcccaacagcagcagcagcagttctATCAGCGTCCCAAGCGTCGCGAGCTGCCGCGCTACGATGTGCGCAACGTGGTCAGCGCCTCGCGTCACCAGCAAAAGGATCGCTATGGACGCGATGCAACGCGTGGCGCACGGAGTCGCTCCCTGAGCTTTGAGCGTCGCCAGCCATCGCGCAGTTACTCGCGCAGCTCGTCGCGCTCGCCCAGCGTTCGCTCTGCATCCCCGAAACGTTTCCGCAGTTTCAGCATATCGCCTTCTCCTCCCGCTGCTGGTTTAGCTGGCCATCATCATccgcatcagcatcatcatcaggaGGCGGGCATGCGTCGTCGCTCAGTTTCGCCCATTGGGCGACGCTTTAATCGCTCGCCATCGACGTCGCAACCACCGGCTTTGGCTATGCACCAGCTGCATCCgcgcagcaacagcggcatcTCATTGCGCTCACGTTCCCGAACGCCAGCTCGCATAAATGGTGGACGCAATCTGTCGGGCGGTGGCGCAGTGGGCGGGGGCAAGCATTCGCCGGCGTATTCGCCTCGGTATACGCCGCGCttgagtcgcagtcgcagtcgttCAAAGTCGCCgcgcaagaagaagaaaaagaagggcgacaagaaaaagaagagcAAGAAGCGTGCCGCCAGCAGCAGCCCGGTGGGACGCCATCGACGCATCTCACGGCAGCGTGATCCCttcgacgatgacgacgacgatttCCTCGCACCACAGTTGAGCAAGAAATCAAAGAAATCTCTGGTGGGCATGGGCGCAACACACTGGTCGCCATCGCCTACGCCGAGTTTATCGGGAGAGCCGCATATGAATTTCATGGGCGGCGACAAGCCCGGCTCGTGGACACCGCCATTGGGAACGCCAAGAGGCGGCGCACCTGGAGCTCACTATGGGGCGGAGATATCGTCGCGACGCAGCTTGACGCCCGTGCTGGGCAAGAAGGTGAAGACGAAGCGCAGCGACAAGagcaagaagaaaaagaagccGCTAGAGAAGCGTAAGGAGAAGAAACGCAAGCGCCACACAATGACACCTGAACCGATGCCATCGAAGGAGGTCTTTGCCTCGGGCAACAACATACTCGTTAGTGTTAGCTTCAACAAGGAGGCGACGAACAGCAATACTGCCTTGGCTGGCAcggcacaacagcagccacaacagacGGTGGTCACACTGCCACCGACACGGGATGAGTTCCTCATTAATCGGCGCACCAGCATCGATCGCctcaacaccaacaacagcagcagcaacaacaacagcagcagtgcGAGCAATAGCAAAAAATCGAAACGCAAACGCAAGAAACTCGATGCGAAACCGGTGGCGATCATCGATCTGGAGCGTTCGCCATTCCAAGTGCATCAAGAGCCCGCCGACGTTATTGTGCTCACTGACAGCGAGGATGCCAACGAGACGCAGCTGCACTTGCGACGCGAGCGACGACGCAGCAGCGCCGCCTCGACGGCAACTGATCAGCATCAGTTGATGCGCGAGAACGGGCAGCTTGAGAAGACGCCGCCAGCGGATTGCCTGGAGACCATCATGGAGACGTCGTACGAAACGTTGACGCAGACAACGGGACCAAAGACGCCGCCGGAACCGCATCTGGTCAAGTTCAATTTACCCGCCAAAAAGCAGCACAAGGTGCGCAACAATCCGTTGCATGACGATGCCGACGATATACACTCGGCCGATGACATGGACACCGGCTGCTCCATGCGGAATGCCGTCGACAGCGAGCCCCAGCAGCCGCATGTCAACGATGGCCTAATCTCAGCGCAAAAAATTGGACCCAATACGCCGCCAGAGTCGGGCCCCTGTTCGCCGGATGCCTACGATCCGTTTGAGCCGACAAAATCGCCGTCGTTGTCGCCACGTTCGCCAACGCCGACGCCAGCGCAAAGTCTCGAGCCGATGGGCGGTGCTGGCAGCAGTGGAAGTGGGGACAAAATCgaggcacagcaacaacaacagcaacagcagcacaacaacagcgatgAGCTGGATGTGAGTGCCAGCAACACATCGAATTTGTCCAGCGCCAGCAATCCAAGCAATACGCAAGCGAATGCGAATTCGAGTGGTGTCATCAATCCCGTCGATCTAGTGATGGCGCTGATGAGCAAACCGAACAGCGGCAGCCTGCAGCAGGAGTTGGGCAACAAGTCCTGCGATGTTAGCGCCTCTGTAGCCTCCACTCAGTATCTTAACAGCACCACGCTGAGCAGCACGTTGGCGGTGTCGTCGTCCGCGTGTGTGTCTGCTGATGACAAACCACCTGCGGATAACTCAAACACTATCACTGTGCTCTCGAATGTGCTGCTCTCAAGCAGCACCGTTGTgtcctcctcatcctccgCGCAGCATATACCCGTCATATCAAGTCCACCAGCGAGCTTGCTCAGCCGCAAGCTGCCCAAGACGGCCGGCGGCAgcgtggccagcagcagcagcggcatgGCAACGAGTAGCGCCACATTGCGCAACGGCAACACGGCGGCAACTGGTGGAGGTGGCGCAGCTGGATTGGATGACTCTTTCAACATGGACATTGAGAGTCCTTACTCACCAGGCTCTGCAGACTATGAGGATTTGTTCGAGCCGCCACCAGATAGTAATGCTGTGGGCGCCATCAGGCGCTCCAAGGGCAGCGGCAAAGCGGAGATGTTTGACAATCTGTTTGGCAGCAGTTCGCCTGTGGGACAAACGCGACATTCGTCGCGTTTCAATAACGCTGGTGGCCGAAAGCAGCAGCggggcaacaacagcaaagccGAGCGTAAATCGAAAGCCAAAG GCGGCAAAGCGACTGAAGACCATGGCAAACTATACGATGATGTGCCCAGTTCAGCCGTAGATTTGCAAAACAAGGATAGG TTTTTGTGCAAGTTGAATCGCCAAGAACGCGTTGTGGAGGAAGTGAAACTGGTATTAAAACCGCATTTCAACAAAAAGGTGATTACAAAGGAGGATTACAAGGATATTATGCGACGCGCTGTACCCAAA ATTTGTCACAGTCGCTCTGGTGAAATCAATCCACATAAGATCAAAAATCTAATTGATGCGTATGTCAAGAAATTCCGCGCTAAGCACAAGAAGTTGAGTCTGCTGAATACGGGACAAGTGAGCAGCGCCGTCAAGTGTGCCGCATATTTAAAGAAGCTATAA